From the genome of Metarhizium brunneum chromosome 4, complete sequence, one region includes:
- the RU1C gene encoding U1 small nuclear ribonucleoprotein C, which produces MPKFFCDYCDVYLTHDSMSVRKAHNSGKNHLRNVVDYYQQIGHEKAQSVIDSITSSYAAEGQAHANPMLPQNQPGNAFPPPFPFPGGPPPFPGMPGAAPGQFPHGMPPPAGGRGIPPMPPFPPGPNGLPVPPPGGLPFPPPPGGLPFPPPGASGAPPGFPGMPGMPPPPGQGFPPGSAPPPGFPGGLGTPGQDRR; this is translated from the exons ATGCCGAAAT TCTTTT GCGACTACTGCGATGTATACCTCACCCACGACTCCATGAGCGTGCGCAAAGCTCACAATAGTGGCAAGAACCATTTGCGCAATGTGGTAGACTACTACCAAC AAATCGGCCACGAAAAGGCACAGTCCGTCATCGACTCCATCACCTCATCCtacgccgccgagggccaaGCACATGCGAACCCCATGCTTCCTCAAAACCAGCCGGGCAATGCTTTCCCGCCACCGTTCCCATTCCCAG GCGGCCCTCCTCCATTTCCTGGTATGCCTGGCGCTGCTCCAGGCCAGTTCCCCCATGGAATGCCCCCTCCTgctggtggccgtggcatcCCTCCTATGCCTCCCTTCCCCCCCGGTCCCAACGGTTTACCAGTTCCTCCACCCGGCGGCCTGCCGTTCCCTCCACCGCCAGGAGGACTTCCTTTCCCTCCCCCGGGGGCTTCGGGCGCGCCTCCAGGGTTCCCTGGTATGCCGGGCATGCCGCCTCCTCCGGGCCAAGGCTTCCCTCCTGGCTCTGCTCCGCCGCCTGGCTTCCCGGGTGGTCTTGGGACGCCTGGGCAGGATAGAAGGTGA